Proteins from one Rhizoctonia solani chromosome 5, complete sequence genomic window:
- a CDS encoding F-box-like protein, giving the protein MLITSDDALESAMKRSEETRDLLANALKAYLESCISLETNIYFEHGHKAPTHIISRIDSALDSLRVTATEQLTRCKATVSRIRNKLVSSVRYLPQEVLSDIFFHVVYSPENNSVSMNQGVKAMYSELCNLMLVCSTWRKLALDHSVLWETIPACDKTLDFEAINTSLQRTGSRGVRLAVVAPWGGALSRFMNIIVGHTHRIRGLYVEGGNDEDIYAFIRRLVEDHAPLELSQLSLRYTCLQSIERKAESTTSLPESLYSCDFKKLISSLSVLLLDRIQVRWDNTVFTDRLVELAIYRVKLKDSPSSMTEFMLAISSATALRDLRIMRMEVCAQSTEAANTTISSRIDFRNLRTLLLEDLSFNVLELFLLKIAPGTYHSTLVLTDKAVTSLTHYYTFASTGIDKLVALLSHTQTDTLVLDRGDSVLGPWLDGSGLRKLLNSLPTLKELAIHGWRFDETFCHDLFRPLSSDTEDGTHGFPTVDTLYLTNVNVLDLEGFKRITAKISSQAVILGGRSRAGELSMDDLLSNKEFIDWIKCNVPEVRLVASGFLPPDMRPKGR; this is encoded by the exons ATGCTGATCACCTCCGAT GATGCGCTTGAGTCGGCAATGAAACGATCTGAAGAAACTCGTGACTTGCTTGCAAACGCACTGAAAGCTTATTTGGAGTCATGCATTTCTCTGGAGACCAACATATACTTCGAACATGGTCATAAAGCTCCTACACATATAATTTCTCGTATCGATTCAGCTCTCGATTCGCTAAGAGTTACCGCAACTGAGCAGCTCACTCGATGTAAAGCGACCGTTTCACGAATACGAAACAAGCTCGTCTCGTCAGTTCGGTATTTACCGCAGGAAGTGTTATCTGATATATTCTTCCACGTCGTATATTCCCCGGAAAATAACAGCGTCTCCATGAATCAAGGGGTAAAGGCCATGTACTCCGAACTATGCAACTTGATGCTCGTTTGTTCGACCTGGAGGAAACTTGCCTTGGATCATAGCGTACTATGGGAAACCATACCTGCATGTGACAAGACTCTTGATTTTGAGGCTATTAATACTAGTCTTCAGAGGACCGGGAGTCGGGGGGTTCGCCTTGCCGTTGTCGCGCCGTGGGGCGGTGCATTATCGCGCTTTATGAACATCATAGTCGGACATACTCATCGCATCCGTGGGTTATATGTGGAAGGGGGAAATGACGAAGATATTTATGCTTTCATCCGTCGTTTGGTGGAAGATCACGCACCCCTCGAACTCTCTCAGTTATCTCTACGCTACACGTGCTTGCAGAGTATAGAGCGCAAGGCAGAGTCGACCACCTCTTTACCCGAATCGCTCTACAGTTGCGATTTCAAGAAACTAATAAGTTCTCTTTCGGTCCTCCTACTTGATCGGATTCAGGTGCGATGGGATAACACCGTTTTTACGGACCGGCTTGTCGAGTTGGCTATTTACAGGGTGAAACTAAAAGACTCTCCATCTTCCATGACTGAATTTATGTTAGCTATATCCTCCGCGACCGCACTCCGCGATTTGAGAATCATGAGGATGGAAGTTTGCGCTCAATCGACTGAGGCTGCCAATACGACAATATCTTCGAGAATTGATTTTCGCAATCTAAGGACTCTTTTGCTTGAGGACTTATCGTTCAATGTACTGGAATTATTCCTCCTTAAAATCGCACCCGGGACTTACCATTCGACATTGGTCCTGACTGACAAAGCAGTAACGTCTCTGACACATTACTACACGTTTGCATCGACAGGCATAGACAAACTGGTCGCATTACTATCACACACTCAGACCGACACGTTAGTTCTAGACCGAGGTGACTCGGTGCTCGGTCCTTGGCTAGACGGGTCAGGACTTCGCAAGTTATTGAATTCACTGCCAACGTTGAAGGAACTTGCCATTCATGGTTGGCGGTTTGATGAAACTTTCTGTCATGACTTATTCCGACCTTTATCCTCGGATACAGAAGACGGGACACACGGATTCCCAACAGTCGATACTTTATATCTAACAAACGTCAATGTACTTGATCTTGAAGGGTTCAAACGTATTACAGCCAAGATCTCGTCCCAAGCTGTAATTCTTGGGGGGCGGAGTCGGGCAGGTGAACTATCTATGGATGACTTGCTTTCGAACAAGGAGTTTATAGATTGGATCAAGTGCAACGTTCCAGAGGTTCGCTTGGTCGCTTCAGGGTTTCTTCCTCCAGATATGAGACCCAAGGG TCGCTGA